One genomic segment of Rhinopithecus roxellana isolate Shanxi Qingling chromosome 6, ASM756505v1, whole genome shotgun sequence includes these proteins:
- the LOC104674934 gene encoding olfactory receptor 2F1-like has translation MGTDNQTWASEFILLTLSSDWDAHVSLFVLFLVMYMVTMLGNCLIVLLIRLDSRLHTPMYFFLTNLSLVDVSYAISIVPQLLAHFLAEHKAIPLQSCAAQLFFSLALGGIEFVLLAVMAYDRYVAVCDPLPYSAIMHGALCARLAITSWVSGSINSLMHTTITFQLPMCTNKFIDHIFCEILAVIRLACVDTSSNEVTIMVSSIVLLMTPLCLVLLSYIRIISTILKIQSREGRRKAFHMCASHLTVVALCYGLAIFTYIQPHSSLSVLQEKLFSLFYAILTPVLNPMIYSLRNKEVKGTWKKLLWKFSGLTSKLAT, from the coding sequence ATGGGAACAGATAACCAGACTTGGGCGAGTGAATTTATTCTCCTCACCCTGTCCAGTGACTGGGATGCTCACGTCTCCCTCTTTGTCCTATTCTTGGTCATGTACATGGTGACCATGCTGGGGAACTGTCTCATTGTCCTTCTGATCAGACTGGACAGCCGACTTCACACTCCCATGTATTTCTTTCTCACCAACCTCTCCCTTGTCGATGTCTCCTATGCCATAAGCATAGTCCCTCAGCTGCTGGCACATTTTCTTGCAGAACATAAAGCCATCCCTTTGCAGAGCTGTGCAGCCCAATTATTTTTCTCCCTGGCCTTGGGTGGGATTGAGTTTGTTCTCCTGGCAGTGATGGCCTATGACCGCTATGTGGCTGTGTGTGACCCCCTGCCATACTCGGCCATCATGCATGGAGCGCTGTGTGCTAGGTTGGCCATCACATCCTGGGTCAGTGGATCCATTAACTCTCTCATGCATACCACCATCACCTTTCAGCTGCCCATGtgcacaaacaagtttattgatCACATATTCTGTGAAATTCTAGCTGTGATCAGGCTGGCTTGTGTGGACACCTCCTCCAACGAGGTCACAATCATGGTATCTAGCATTGTTCTTCTGATGACACCCTTGTGTCTGGTTCTTTTGTCCTACATCCGGATCATCTCCACCATCTTAAAGATCCAGtccagagaaggaaggaggaaagcctTCCACATGTGTGCCTCTCATCTCACGGTGGTTGCCCTGTGCTATGGCCTGGCCATTTTCACTTACATCCAGCCCCACTCCAGTCTCTCTGTCCTTCAGGAGAAgttgttctctctcttttatgCCATTTTGACACCAGTGCTGAACCCTATGATTTACAGTCTAAGAAATAAAGAGGTGAAAGGCACCTGGAAGAAACTATTATGGAAATTCTCTGGGTTAACATCAAAGCTGGCAACTTGA